In a single window of the Streptomyces sp. HUAS ZL42 genome:
- a CDS encoding bifunctional 3-phenylpropionate/cinnamic acid dioxygenase ferredoxin subunit: MMIPVCPLADLPQGEAFRLECDPPVAVFHTEDGELYAIDDTCTHQDASLSDGWLEGCEVECPLHASKFDLRTGGVDAPPARLPVRTHHVVVEDGMIHVELADAAPNLPPSGAVTRLEGGTATGGAT, from the coding sequence CTGATGATTCCCGTGTGCCCTCTCGCCGATCTGCCGCAAGGCGAGGCTTTCCGGCTCGAGTGCGACCCGCCCGTCGCCGTGTTCCACACCGAGGACGGCGAGCTCTACGCGATCGACGACACGTGCACTCACCAGGACGCCTCGCTCTCCGACGGCTGGCTCGAGGGGTGCGAGGTCGAATGCCCGCTGCACGCTTCGAAGTTCGATCTGCGCACCGGCGGTGTGGACGCCCCGCCGGCCCGGCTGCCCGTGCGCACCCACCACGTCGTGGTCGAGGACGGCATGATCCACGTCGAGCTCGCCGACGCCGCGCCGAACCTCCCGCCCTCCGGCGCCGTCACACGGCTCGAAGGAGGCACGGCCACGGGAGGAGCCACATGA
- the folP gene encoding dihydropteroate synthase → MGVVNVTPDSFSDGGRSFAPEAAVAHGLALFEQGADVVDVGGESTRPGAVRPPVEEELRRVLPVVRELAAAGGTVSVDTMRAEVAARALDAGARLINDVSGGLADAAMLPLMARADAPYVMMHWRGHAAGMQANTVYGDVVTDVVEELRRRIEAALRAGIAPDRLIIDPGLGFAKTAEHNWELLGRLGEVAALGRPLLVGASRKSFLGHLLADPATGQPRPAPLRDAATTAISVLAAAQGVWCLRVHDVASTLDAVRVTARWGAEADASAREQRMQPGEAQPR, encoded by the coding sequence ATGGGCGTTGTGAACGTCACCCCGGACTCGTTCTCGGACGGCGGGCGGTCGTTCGCGCCGGAAGCGGCGGTCGCGCACGGACTCGCGCTGTTCGAGCAGGGCGCGGACGTCGTGGACGTGGGCGGCGAGTCGACGCGCCCCGGGGCCGTACGCCCGCCGGTCGAGGAGGAGTTGCGGCGTGTCCTGCCCGTCGTCCGGGAACTCGCCGCGGCCGGCGGGACCGTCAGCGTCGACACCATGCGGGCCGAGGTCGCCGCCCGCGCTCTGGACGCCGGTGCACGGCTGATCAACGACGTCTCGGGCGGCCTTGCAGACGCCGCGATGCTGCCGCTGATGGCCCGAGCCGACGCGCCGTACGTGATGATGCACTGGCGCGGACACGCCGCCGGCATGCAGGCGAACACTGTCTACGGCGACGTCGTCACCGACGTCGTCGAGGAGCTGCGCCGGAGGATCGAGGCCGCCCTGCGGGCGGGGATCGCGCCCGACCGTCTGATCATCGACCCCGGGCTGGGCTTCGCCAAAACAGCCGAACACAACTGGGAACTGCTGGGCCGTCTCGGGGAGGTAGCCGCCCTGGGCCGTCCCCTCCTCGTGGGCGCGTCACGCAAGTCGTTCCTGGGTCACCTGCTGGCCGACCCGGCGACGGGACAGCCCCGCCCGGCGCCCTTGCGGGACGCCGCGACCACCGCCATATCCGTTCTCGCCGCGGCTCAGGGTGTCTGGTGTCTGCGCGTGCACGACGTGGCCTCGACGCTCGACGCGGTACGGGTGACCGCCCGCTGGGGTGCCGAGGCGGACGCGTCGGCGCGGGAGCAGCGGATGCAGCCGGGGGAGGCTCAGCCCAGGTAG
- a CDS encoding IclR family transcriptional regulator, producing the protein MSNHTADSETTGPAANGVQSVDRAVSVLEILAQRGEAGVSECAAEIDVHKSTAFRLLGALEARGLVEQATERGKYRLGFGIVRLAGAVTGRLDITQQGRPVCERLSEEIGETVNIAVLQEHYAVNLYQVRGPGAIGTHNWVGQLTPVHATSSGKILLAHLSEKERADVLAASGTQKLTPRTLTARTKLEKDLAEARQRGYAVTLEELEIGLHAMAAPIRSRDGEVVAALSASGPAYRFTEERMHELAPVLLKGAEEISHRMGYLG; encoded by the coding sequence ATGAGCAACCACACGGCAGATAGCGAGACAACGGGCCCCGCGGCGAACGGGGTGCAGTCCGTTGACCGTGCCGTCAGTGTCCTGGAAATCCTCGCCCAGCGCGGCGAGGCGGGGGTCAGCGAGTGCGCCGCCGAGATCGACGTCCACAAGTCGACCGCGTTCCGCCTGCTGGGCGCCCTGGAGGCGCGCGGTCTGGTCGAGCAGGCGACCGAACGGGGCAAGTACCGGCTCGGCTTCGGGATCGTGCGCCTGGCCGGCGCGGTCACCGGCCGTCTCGACATCACCCAGCAGGGCCGACCGGTGTGCGAGCGGCTCTCCGAGGAGATCGGCGAGACCGTCAACATCGCGGTCCTGCAGGAGCATTACGCGGTCAACCTCTACCAGGTGCGCGGCCCGGGCGCGATCGGCACGCACAACTGGGTCGGGCAGCTGACGCCGGTGCACGCCACGTCCAGCGGCAAGATCCTCCTGGCCCACCTCTCGGAGAAGGAGCGCGCCGACGTGCTCGCGGCGTCGGGGACGCAGAAGCTGACGCCCCGTACCCTGACCGCCAGGACGAAGCTGGAGAAGGATCTCGCCGAGGCACGGCAGCGCGGGTACGCGGTGACGCTGGAGGAACTCGAGATCGGACTGCACGCGATGGCAGCCCCGATCCGGTCCCGCGACGGCGAGGTCGTCGCCGCCCTCAGCGCCTCCGGTCCCGCGTACCGCTTCACCGAGGAGCGCATGCACGAGCTCGCACCCGTGCTGCTCAAGGGCGCGGAGGAGATCAGCCACCGGATGGGCTACCTGGGCTGA
- the purU gene encoding formyltetrahydrofolate deformylase, with translation MSPRPQPGREFVLTLSCPDQAGLVHAVTSFLVSHSGNILESQQFDDRLQNRFFMRVHFDVSDPSVSLEELRTGFTSVAESYRITWQLHDASTPTRTLIMVSKFGHCLNDLLFRKSTGSLNIEIPAIVSNHRDFEPLAQNYGIPFHHIPVTRENKGEAEARLLSLVNELDIDLVVLARYMQILSDDLCKQLDGRAINIHHSFLPSFKGARPYVQAHHRGVKLVGATAHYVTSDLDEGPIIEQDVVRVDHSRGPDDLVTIGRDVEARVLARAVEWHSESRVLVNGRCTVVFR, from the coding sequence ATGTCTCCTCGACCGCAGCCCGGCCGCGAGTTCGTCCTCACTCTTTCGTGCCCCGACCAGGCCGGTCTCGTCCATGCCGTGACCAGCTTTCTGGTGAGCCACTCCGGCAACATCCTGGAGAGCCAGCAATTCGACGACCGCCTGCAGAACCGCTTCTTCATGCGGGTGCACTTCGATGTCTCGGACCCGTCCGTTTCACTGGAGGAGCTGCGTACCGGTTTCACCTCGGTCGCCGAGTCGTACCGGATCACCTGGCAGCTGCACGACGCCTCGACCCCGACCCGCACGCTGATCATGGTGTCGAAGTTCGGCCACTGCCTGAACGACCTGCTCTTCCGCAAGTCCACGGGCTCGCTCAACATCGAGATCCCGGCGATCGTCTCGAACCACCGCGACTTCGAGCCACTGGCACAGAACTACGGCATCCCCTTCCACCACATCCCGGTGACCCGGGAGAACAAGGGGGAGGCAGAGGCGCGACTGCTCTCTCTCGTCAACGAGCTCGACATCGACCTCGTGGTACTCGCCCGCTACATGCAGATCCTCTCCGACGATCTGTGCAAGCAACTCGACGGCCGGGCCATCAACATCCACCACTCCTTCCTGCCGAGCTTCAAGGGGGCCCGGCCGTACGTCCAGGCACACCACCGCGGTGTCAAACTCGTCGGGGCCACGGCGCACTACGTCACCTCCGACCTCGACGAAGGCCCGATCATCGAACAGGACGTCGTCCGCGTGGACCACTCGCGGGGCCCGGACGACCTGGTCACCATCGGCCGCGATGTCGAGGCCCGGGTCCTCGCCCGCGCCGTGGAGTGGCACAGCGAGAGCCGTGTACTGGTCAACGGCAGGTGCACGGTCGTCTTCCGCTGA
- a CDS encoding S-(hydroxymethyl)mycothiol dehydrogenase: MTHQVRAVVARKKGAPVSVETILVPDPGPGEALVRVQACGVCHTDLHYREGGINDEFPFLLGHEAAGVVEAVGEGVTDVAPGDFVVLNWRAVCGECRACRKGKPWYCFATHNATQPMTLADGTPLSPALGIGAFAEKTLVAAGQCTKVDATASPAAAGLLGCGVMAGFGAAVNTGGVGRGDSIAVIGCGGVGMAAIAGAKVAGAGRIIAVDVDERKLKWAEQFGATDTVDSSKADAVEAIRELTGGFGADVVVDAVGRPETFKQAFYARDLAGTAVLVGVPTPELTLDLPLLDVFGRGGALKSSWYGDCLPSRDFPALIDLYLQGRFDLGEFVTETITLDDVEAAFAKMHHGEVLRSVVVL; encoded by the coding sequence GTGACACACCAGGTACGCGCCGTCGTCGCCCGGAAGAAGGGCGCCCCGGTCTCGGTGGAGACCATCCTGGTGCCGGACCCCGGCCCCGGTGAGGCGCTGGTGCGGGTGCAGGCCTGCGGCGTCTGCCACACCGACCTGCACTACCGGGAGGGCGGGATCAACGACGAGTTCCCGTTCCTGCTCGGCCACGAGGCCGCGGGCGTGGTCGAGGCGGTCGGCGAGGGCGTCACCGATGTAGCGCCCGGCGACTTCGTCGTCCTCAACTGGCGCGCGGTCTGCGGCGAGTGCCGAGCCTGCCGCAAGGGGAAGCCGTGGTACTGCTTCGCCACCCACAACGCCACCCAGCCGATGACGCTTGCTGACGGCACCCCGCTGTCGCCGGCCCTGGGCATCGGTGCCTTCGCCGAGAAGACCCTGGTCGCCGCCGGTCAGTGCACCAAGGTGGACGCGACCGCCTCGCCCGCCGCGGCAGGCCTGCTCGGCTGCGGTGTCATGGCCGGCTTCGGCGCCGCGGTCAACACCGGCGGCGTCGGCCGCGGCGACTCGATCGCGGTGATCGGCTGCGGCGGCGTGGGCATGGCCGCCATCGCGGGTGCCAAAGTCGCAGGCGCCGGACGCATCATCGCCGTCGACGTCGACGAGCGGAAGCTGAAGTGGGCCGAGCAGTTCGGTGCCACCGACACCGTCGACTCCTCCAAGGCCGACGCCGTGGAGGCGATCCGTGAGCTCACCGGGGGTTTCGGCGCCGACGTCGTCGTGGACGCGGTGGGCCGTCCCGAGACCTTCAAGCAGGCCTTCTACGCCCGCGACCTGGCCGGCACCGCCGTCCTGGTGGGCGTCCCCACCCCGGAGCTGACCCTCGACCTGCCCCTGCTGGACGTGTTCGGCCGTGGTGGGGCCCTGAAGTCCTCCTGGTACGGGGACTGCCTGCCCTCCCGGGACTTCCCCGCCCTGATCGACCTCTACCTCCAGGGCCGCTTCGACCTGGGCGAATTCGTCACCGAGACGATCACCCTGGACGACGTGGAGGCCGCGTTCGCCAAAATGCACCACGGCGAGGTGCTGCGCTCGGTGGTGGTCCTGTGA